The following proteins are encoded in a genomic region of Hirundo rustica isolate bHirRus1 chromosome 3, bHirRus1.pri.v3, whole genome shotgun sequence:
- the CHRM3 gene encoding muscarinic acetylcholine receptor M3 — MIMQNNSSSSPLFPNVSSFWKRDSHGPGLLDEAASFIGSYDFPHTTESFPFSTVESTNMTLNATNKDPLGGHTVWQVVLIAFLTGILALVTIIGNILVIVAFKVNKQLKTVNNYFLLSLACADLIIGVLSMNLYTTYIIMDHWALGSLACDLWLSIDYVASNASVMNLLVISFDRYFSITRPLTYRAKRTTKRAGVMIGLAWIVSFVLWAPAILFWQYFVGERTVPPDECFIQFLTEPIITFGTAIAAFYLPVTIMSILYWRIYKETEKRTKELAGLQASGSEAEAARFVHQTGSSRSCSSYELQRQNMKRSARKKYRRCHFWLTMKSWEPSTDQGDQEHSSSDSWNNNDAAASLENSASSDEEDIAAETRAIYSIVLKLPGHSAILNSTKLPSSEDLHESGDELQKSDTESKEKKTKKLHPPKSVQDGGNFQKSFTKLPIEAESEETTTASDGISSVTKTSTALPLSFKEATLAKKFALKTRSQITKRKRMSLIKEKKAAQTLSAILFAFIITWTPYNIMVLVNTFCSCIPKTFWHLGYWLCYINSTVNPMCYALCNKTFRNTFKMLLLCQCDKRKRRKQQYQQRQSVIFHKRIPREAS; from the coding sequence ATGATCATGCAAAATAACAGTTCATCCTCGCCCCTTTTTCCAAATGTGAGCTCCTTCTGGAAGAGAGATTCGCATGGACCGGGACTCCTTGATGAAGCAGCATCATTCATTGGCAGCTATGATTTTCCTCACACCACAGAgagttttcctttctccactGTGGAATCAACAAACATGACCCTAAATGCCACAAACAAAGACCCTCTGGGTGGACACACTGTCTGGCAAGTAGTTTTGATTGCTTTCCTCACTGGGATCCTTGCACTGGTGACCATCATAGGAAACATCCTAGTGATTGTTGCATTTAAGGTTAACAAACAACTGAAAACAGTCAACAACTACTTCCTGTTGAGCCTCGCTTGTGCAGATTTGATCATCGGTGTTCTTTCCATGAATCTTTATACCACATACATCATCATGGACCACTGGGCTTTGGGAAGTTTGGCCTGTGATCTTTGGCTCTCCATTGACTACGTTGCCAGTAACGCCTCTGTCATGAATCTCCTTGTGATAAGTTTTGACAGGTATTTTTCCATCACTAGGCCACTAACATACAGAGCCAAACGAACAACCAAAAGGGCTGGGGTAATGATTGGTTTAGCATGGATCGTCTCTTTTGTTCTTTGGGCCCCTGCCATCTTGTTTTGGCAGTATTTTGTTGGGGAGAGGACTGTGCCTCCTGATGAATGTTTCATCCAGTTTCTAACTGAACCTATCATCACTTTTGGCACTGCCATAGCTGCCTTTTATTTGCCGGTCACCATTATGAGTATTTTGTATTGGAGGATCTACAAGGAGACGGAGAAACGCACCAAAGAGTTAGCAGGGCTGCAGGCTTCAGGCAGTGAAGCAGAGGCAGCACGCTTTGTGCACCAGACAGGCAGCTcccggagctgcagcagctACGAGCTGCAACGGCAGAACATGAAACGCTCTGCCCGAAAGAAATACAGGCGCTGCCACTTCTGGCTCACAATGAAGAGCTGGGAACCCAGCACAGATCAGGGGGACcaagagcacagcagcagtgacagctggaACAACAACGATGCTGCTGCCTCCCTTGAAAATTCAGCCTCCTCTGACGAAGAAGACATTGCTGCAGAGACCAGAGCCATCTATTCAATCGTGCTGAAGCTTCCTGGTCACAGTGCTATCCTCAATTCCACAAAACTACCCTCCTCAGAAGATTTGCATGAGTCAGGGGATGAACTGCAGAAATCCGACACGGAATcgaaggaaaagaaaactaaaaaattGCACCCTCCCAAAAGCGTTCAGGATGGCGGAAATTTCCAAAAGAGCTTTACTAAACTTCCAATTGaagcagagtcagaggagacaACCACCGCTTCTGATGGCATCTCATCAGTGACCAAGACATCGACAGCCCTGCCCTTGTCCTTTAAGGAAGCAACCCTGGCAAAAAAGTTTGCCTTGAAGACCAGAAGTCAGATCACAAAACGAAAACGAATGTCACttatcaaagaaaagaaagcagcacagacactCAGTGCCATTTTGTTTGCCTTCATCATTACCTGGACCCCATATAACATCATGGTTCTGGTGAACACCTTTTGCAGCTGTATCCCCAAAACTTTCTGGCACCTGGGGTATTGGCTTTGCTACATCAATAGCACAGTGAACCCCATGTGCTACGCACTGTGTAACAAAACATTCAGAAACACTTtcaagatgctgctgctgtgccagtgtGACAAACGAAAACGACGCAAACAGCAGTATCAGCAAAGACAGTCCGTCATTTTTCATAAGCGGATCCCTAGGGAGGCTTcataa